One Alteromonas sp. KC3 DNA segment encodes these proteins:
- the gcvP gene encoding aminomethyl-transferring glycine dehydrogenase, with amino-acid sequence MSNTSPTLAQLEQKDTFIRRHIGPGKGEIEEMLSAIGASSLDDLIEQTVPAGIALPEPLKCGEGATEVEALSELKAVAQKNKINRSFIGMGYYDTHVPNVILRNVLENPGWYTAYTPYQPEIAQGRLEAILNFQQVTIDLTGLELASASLLDEATAAAEAMGLAKRVSKNKKSNAFFIANDVHPQTIDVVETRAEMFGFEIIKGAAEEAAEHDVFGALLQYPTTTGEVKDISDIIAAVQAKKGIVAVAADLMSLVMLKSPGELGADVALGSAQRFGVPMGYGGPHAAFFATRDSYKRSLPGRIIGVSKDTRGRQALRMALQTREQHIRREKANSNICTAQVLLANMASFYAVYHGPQGLKTIAERIHRFADILATGLTQKGAEKGVALKHSTYFDTLTVMVNNKEDVLAKAYAKGMNLRADLEGAVGVALDETTTREDIVALFDVILGDDHGLTVEGLDAEVTTQEVKSIPEALVRTSDILTHEVFNQYHSETEMLRYIKSLENKDLALNHSMISLGSCTMKLNATAEMIPVTWAEFGQLHPFAPLDQATGYQEMIAELAKWLINVTGYDALSMQPNSGAQGEYAGLLAIQRYHESCGEGHRNVCLIPSSAHGTNPASAQMVSLKVVVVACDSNGNVDLNDLRKKAEEVGENLSCAMITYPSTHGVYEETVREICDIVHEYGGQVYMDGANMNAQVGITSPGFIGSDVSHLNLHKTFCIPHGGGGPGMGPIGVKSHLAPFLPNHTVVDVATAGKDCGAVSAAPWGSASILPISYMYIKMMGSEGLRRATEVAILNANYVAKKLEGHYKVLYKGNNGRVAHECIVDLRPLKEASGVTEVDIAKRLNDYGFHAPTMSFPVAGTLMIEPTESEAKYELDRFINAMISIRQEVAKVESGEWDATDNPLHNAPHTLADICDSDWNRSYDRMLAAYPAPEVHRNKFWPTVNRIDDVFGDRNLICSCPSIESYSEE; translated from the coding sequence ATGTCGAATACTTCCCCTACATTGGCTCAACTAGAGCAAAAAGATACATTTATCCGCCGTCACATTGGCCCGGGTAAAGGTGAAATTGAAGAAATGCTGTCTGCCATTGGTGCAAGCTCATTAGACGATTTAATCGAGCAAACTGTACCGGCAGGTATTGCGCTACCAGAGCCACTAAAATGCGGTGAAGGTGCGACAGAAGTTGAAGCATTAAGTGAATTAAAAGCGGTTGCGCAAAAGAACAAAATTAACCGTTCTTTCATTGGTATGGGTTACTACGACACACACGTACCAAACGTAATTCTGCGCAACGTGCTAGAAAACCCAGGTTGGTACACAGCATACACGCCTTACCAGCCAGAAATTGCACAAGGCCGTTTAGAAGCCATTCTTAACTTCCAACAAGTTACTATCGACCTTACTGGCCTTGAGCTAGCGTCTGCTTCACTACTAGACGAAGCGACAGCCGCGGCAGAGGCGATGGGCCTTGCCAAGCGTGTATCTAAAAACAAAAAATCGAACGCTTTCTTTATTGCTAACGACGTACACCCACAAACTATTGACGTGGTTGAAACTCGCGCGGAAATGTTCGGCTTTGAAATCATCAAAGGTGCAGCAGAAGAAGCGGCAGAGCACGACGTATTTGGTGCGCTACTTCAATACCCAACTACCACAGGTGAAGTAAAAGACATCAGCGACATCATTGCTGCGGTACAAGCGAAAAAAGGTATTGTGGCAGTAGCGGCAGACCTAATGAGCTTAGTTATGCTTAAGTCGCCAGGCGAGCTAGGCGCAGACGTTGCACTTGGTAGTGCACAGCGCTTTGGTGTACCAATGGGCTACGGTGGTCCGCACGCGGCATTCTTTGCAACACGCGACAGCTATAAGCGTTCACTACCTGGCCGTATCATTGGTGTTAGTAAAGACACCCGTGGCCGCCAAGCACTGCGTATGGCGCTACAAACGCGTGAACAGCACATTCGCCGTGAAAAAGCGAACTCGAACATTTGTACAGCGCAGGTACTACTTGCCAACATGGCAAGCTTCTACGCGGTGTACCACGGTCCACAAGGCCTTAAAACCATTGCTGAGCGCATTCACCGTTTTGCTGACATTCTTGCTACTGGCCTAACACAAAAAGGTGCAGAAAAAGGCGTAGCCCTTAAGCACAGCACGTACTTCGACACGCTAACCGTAATGGTAAACAATAAAGAAGACGTACTAGCAAAAGCATATGCAAAAGGCATGAACCTGCGTGCCGACTTAGAAGGCGCGGTAGGTGTAGCACTAGATGAAACCACAACGCGTGAAGACATTGTTGCGCTATTCGACGTTATTCTAGGTGACGATCACGGATTAACAGTAGAAGGCCTAGACGCTGAAGTGACTACGCAGGAAGTGAAATCTATTCCTGAAGCGCTAGTACGTACAAGCGATATTCTTACGCACGAAGTATTTAACCAGTATCACTCAGAAACAGAGATGCTGCGTTACATCAAGAGCCTTGAAAACAAAGACTTGGCGCTTAACCACTCAATGATTTCATTGGGTTCGTGCACCATGAAGCTAAACGCGACTGCTGAAATGATCCCAGTAACATGGGCTGAATTTGGCCAGCTTCACCCGTTTGCACCACTAGATCAAGCAACAGGCTATCAAGAAATGATTGCCGAGCTAGCCAAGTGGCTAATTAACGTAACGGGCTACGACGCACTTTCAATGCAGCCTAACTCGGGTGCACAGGGTGAATACGCAGGCCTACTAGCTATTCAGCGTTATCACGAAAGCTGCGGCGAAGGTCACAGAAACGTGTGCCTAATTCCAAGCTCTGCACACGGTACTAACCCAGCATCTGCGCAAATGGTTAGCCTAAAAGTTGTGGTTGTTGCCTGTGATTCAAACGGTAATGTAGACCTTAACGACCTTCGTAAGAAGGCTGAAGAAGTGGGTGAGAACCTGTCTTGTGCCATGATTACATACCCGTCTACCCACGGTGTATACGAAGAAACCGTACGCGAGATTTGTGACATTGTTCACGAGTACGGCGGTCAGGTTTACATGGACGGCGCGAACATGAATGCGCAGGTGGGCATTACGTCACCTGGCTTTATTGGTTCAGACGTATCGCACCTTAACTTACACAAAACCTTCTGTATTCCACACGGTGGTGGCGGCCCAGGTATGGGACCAATTGGTGTTAAGTCGCACCTTGCACCATTCCTACCAAACCATACAGTGGTAGACGTAGCGACAGCAGGTAAAGACTGTGGTGCGGTTTCGGCAGCGCCATGGGGTAGTGCATCTATTCTGCCAATCAGCTACATGTACATTAAGATGATGGGTAGTGAAGGCCTACGCCGTGCAACCGAAGTAGCTATTCTTAACGCTAACTACGTAGCGAAGAAGCTAGAAGGGCACTACAAGGTACTTTACAAAGGTAACAACGGCCGCGTTGCGCACGAATGTATTGTTGACCTGCGCCCGCTTAAAGAAGCTAGCGGTGTTACCGAAGTAGACATTGCTAAGCGCCTAAACGACTACGGTTTCCACGCGCCAACTATGAGCTTCCCAGTAGCGGGTACGCTTATGATTGAGCCAACAGAGTCGGAAGCAAAGTACGAGCTAGACCGTTTCATTAATGCCATGATTAGCATTCGCCAAGAAGTGGCAAAAGTAGAAAGCGGTGAGTGGGATGCCACTGACAATCCACTACACAACGCACCACACACGCTAGCAGACATCTGTGACAGCGACTGGAACCGCAGCTACGACCGCATGCTAGCAGCGTACCCAGCACCAGAAGTACACAGAAACAAATTCTGGCCAACGGTTAACCGTATTGATGACGTATTCGGTGACCGTAACCTAATTTGTTCTTGCCCTAGCATTGAGAGCTATTCTGAGGAATAG
- the gcvH gene encoding glycine cleavage system protein GcvH codes for MSNIPTDLRYAATHEWVRPEGDGVFTVGISEHAQGLLGDMVFVELPDVGDAVSTGDDICVAESVKAASDVYAPISGEIVAVNEDLEDSPELVNSDPYGDGWLFKIKADDAAEVEGLLDAEGYENSIDEE; via the coding sequence ATGAGCAACATCCCAACTGATTTACGCTACGCCGCTACGCACGAATGGGTTCGCCCTGAAGGTGACGGTGTTTTCACTGTAGGTATTTCTGAGCACGCACAAGGCCTACTTGGCGACATGGTTTTCGTTGAATTGCCAGATGTTGGCGACGCCGTTAGCACTGGTGACGACATTTGTGTTGCTGAATCGGTAAAAGCAGCATCTGACGTATACGCGCCAATTTCAGGTGAAATCGTTGCAGTAAACGAAGACCTAGAAGACTCGCCAGAGCTAGTAAACTCTGACCCATACGGCGACGGCTGGTTATTCAAAATCAAAGCTGACGATGCGGCTGAAGTAGAAGGTCTACTTGACGCAGAAGGCTACGAAAACAGCATTGACGAAGAGTAA
- the gcvT gene encoding glycine cleavage system aminomethyltransferase GcvT, translating into MSNTTALHAKHLEAGAKMVDFFGWDMPINYGSQIEEHHAVRQDAGMFDVSHMTIVDVKGAQAKAYLQYLLANDVAKLKDKGKALYSGMLNEEGGVVDDLIVYHFDETNYRLVVNSATREKDMNWLMSKAEGFDVTITERPEFAMIAVQGPNAKEKAATLFSAAQKEAVAGMKPFFGVQAEDLFIATTGYTGEAGYEIMVPAEQAESFWQALLDAGVKPCGLGARDTLRLEAGMNLYGQDMDETVSPLAANMGWTITWEPAERDFVGRKALEAQREAGTDKLVGLVMTEKGVLRHGLKVKTESGEGVITSGTFSPTLGHSIAMARVPSDVGETVEVEMRKKWVTVNVVKPSFVRNGKSVL; encoded by the coding sequence ATGTCTAATACCACCGCCCTACACGCAAAGCACCTAGAAGCGGGTGCGAAAATGGTCGATTTCTTCGGCTGGGATATGCCAATTAACTATGGTTCACAAATTGAAGAGCATCACGCTGTGCGTCAAGACGCAGGTATGTTTGATGTATCTCACATGACCATTGTTGATGTAAAAGGTGCACAAGCGAAAGCGTATCTTCAGTACCTGCTAGCTAATGACGTTGCTAAGTTGAAAGACAAAGGCAAAGCGCTATACAGCGGCATGCTGAATGAAGAAGGCGGTGTTGTAGACGACCTTATTGTTTATCACTTCGACGAAACTAACTATCGCTTGGTAGTTAACTCAGCAACGCGCGAAAAAGACATGAACTGGTTAATGAGCAAAGCAGAAGGCTTTGACGTAACCATTACCGAGCGCCCTGAGTTTGCCATGATTGCGGTACAAGGCCCTAACGCTAAAGAAAAAGCGGCAACGCTATTTAGTGCAGCGCAAAAAGAAGCGGTTGCAGGCATGAAGCCATTTTTTGGCGTACAAGCAGAAGACTTGTTCATCGCTACCACTGGCTACACAGGTGAAGCAGGCTACGAAATTATGGTGCCAGCTGAGCAAGCAGAAAGCTTCTGGCAAGCACTACTAGATGCAGGCGTTAAGCCATGTGGCCTAGGTGCACGTGACACGCTACGCCTTGAAGCGGGTATGAATTTATATGGCCAAGATATGGATGAAACCGTATCGCCACTAGCCGCTAACATGGGCTGGACAATTACTTGGGAACCGGCAGAGCGTGACTTCGTAGGGCGTAAAGCACTAGAAGCACAGCGTGAAGCGGGTACCGACAAGCTAGTAGGCTTGGTAATGACTGAAAAAGGCGTGCTACGACATGGTCTTAAAGTGAAAACTGAAAGCGGCGAAGGTGTTATCACCTCAGGTACGTTCTCTCCAACATTGGGCCACTCAATTGCCATGGCGCGAGTACCAAGTGATGTTGGTGAGACAGTTGAAGTGGAAATGCGCAAAAAGTGGGTTACAGTAAATGTGGTTAAGCCCTCCTTTGTACGCAATGGAAAAAGTGTTTTATAA